Proteins encoded within one genomic window of Eurosta solidaginis isolate ZX-2024a chromosome 1, ASM4086904v1, whole genome shotgun sequence:
- the LOC137237526 gene encoding superkiller complex protein 8 isoform X1 — translation MLCFSLLHKEEGAHDDGIWSCSWGRIQPEELANNATEDEKDPDASRDSMFGEAKKKPEPKDFIVTGGLDDLVKVWHIRDDDELKLEHVLKGHSLGVVSVAVSPDGKTIASSSLDSSLCFWDSQSGEQKHLLSFGPVDLWTVAFSPCNKFVISGSNDGKISMYSVETGKVEQVLDPQNGKFTLSIAYSPDGKYIASGAIDGIITIFDVAAGKVAQTLEGHAMSVRSLCFSPNSQMLLTASDDGHMKLYDVTHSDVAGTLSGHASWVLCVSFSEDGKHFASSSSDTTVKIWDFAERKCMHTFSEHSDQAWGVKYSLANDKVISVSEDKSLNLYNCPPNIVV, via the exons atgctttgt TTCTCATTATTACACAAAGAAGAAGGCGCTCATGACGATGGG ATCTGGTCATGTTCGTGGGGGCGAATACAGCCAGAGGAGCTTGCTAATAATGCAACAGAAGATGAAAAAGATCCAGATGCTAGCCGGGACTCAATGTTTGGGGAAGCAAAAAAGAAGCCAGAGCCAAAGGATTTTATAGTGACCGGTGGCTTGGATGATTTAGTTAAAGTATGGCATATACGTGACGATGATGAGCTAAAACTAGAACACGTTTTGAAAGGACATTCCTTAGGTGTCGTTTCTGTAGCTGTGAGTCCTGATGGCAAAA CAATCGCTAGCAGTTCCTTAGATTCCAGTCTCTGTTTCTGGGATTCACAAAGCGGAGAGCAAAAGCATCTGCTCTCATTTGGACCAGTCGATTTATGGACGGTGGCATTTTCTCCCTGCAACAAATTTGTTATTTCCGGATCAAATGATGGTAAAATTTCTATGTACAGCGTGGAAACTGGAAAGGTAGAACAGGTGTTAGATCCACAAAATGGAAAGTTCACACTCAGCATTGCTTAT AGTCCGGATGGCAAGTATATAGCTAGTGGTGCTATTGATGGCATTATCACTATATTCGATGTAGCAGCTGGAAAGGTGGCACAAACACTCGAAGGTCACGCAATGTCGGTACGAAGTTTGTGTTTCTCGCCGAATTCGCAAATGTTATTAACTGCATCCGATGATGGGCACATGAAGCTGTATGATGT CACTCATTCAGATGTCGCTGGTACATTATCCGGTCACGCTTCATGGGTGCTTTGCGTTTCTTTTTCAGAGGATGGCAAACATTTTGCATCTTCATCTAGTGACACAACTGTAAAAATTTGGGATTTTGCGGAACGTAAATGTATGCACACATTCTCCGAACATAGCGATCAAGCATGGGGTGTAAAATATAGTTTAGCAAATGATAAAGTTATTTCAGTTTCTGAGGATAAATCGTTAAATTTATATAATTGCCCACCTAACATTGTAGTTTAA
- the LOC137237526 gene encoding superkiller complex protein 8 isoform X2, whose protein sequence is MFSLLHKEEGAHDDGIWSCSWGRIQPEELANNATEDEKDPDASRDSMFGEAKKKPEPKDFIVTGGLDDLVKVWHIRDDDELKLEHVLKGHSLGVVSVAVSPDGKTIASSSLDSSLCFWDSQSGEQKHLLSFGPVDLWTVAFSPCNKFVISGSNDGKISMYSVETGKVEQVLDPQNGKFTLSIAYSPDGKYIASGAIDGIITIFDVAAGKVAQTLEGHAMSVRSLCFSPNSQMLLTASDDGHMKLYDVTHSDVAGTLSGHASWVLCVSFSEDGKHFASSSSDTTVKIWDFAERKCMHTFSEHSDQAWGVKYSLANDKVISVSEDKSLNLYNCPPNIVV, encoded by the exons atG TTCTCATTATTACACAAAGAAGAAGGCGCTCATGACGATGGG ATCTGGTCATGTTCGTGGGGGCGAATACAGCCAGAGGAGCTTGCTAATAATGCAACAGAAGATGAAAAAGATCCAGATGCTAGCCGGGACTCAATGTTTGGGGAAGCAAAAAAGAAGCCAGAGCCAAAGGATTTTATAGTGACCGGTGGCTTGGATGATTTAGTTAAAGTATGGCATATACGTGACGATGATGAGCTAAAACTAGAACACGTTTTGAAAGGACATTCCTTAGGTGTCGTTTCTGTAGCTGTGAGTCCTGATGGCAAAA CAATCGCTAGCAGTTCCTTAGATTCCAGTCTCTGTTTCTGGGATTCACAAAGCGGAGAGCAAAAGCATCTGCTCTCATTTGGACCAGTCGATTTATGGACGGTGGCATTTTCTCCCTGCAACAAATTTGTTATTTCCGGATCAAATGATGGTAAAATTTCTATGTACAGCGTGGAAACTGGAAAGGTAGAACAGGTGTTAGATCCACAAAATGGAAAGTTCACACTCAGCATTGCTTAT AGTCCGGATGGCAAGTATATAGCTAGTGGTGCTATTGATGGCATTATCACTATATTCGATGTAGCAGCTGGAAAGGTGGCACAAACACTCGAAGGTCACGCAATGTCGGTACGAAGTTTGTGTTTCTCGCCGAATTCGCAAATGTTATTAACTGCATCCGATGATGGGCACATGAAGCTGTATGATGT CACTCATTCAGATGTCGCTGGTACATTATCCGGTCACGCTTCATGGGTGCTTTGCGTTTCTTTTTCAGAGGATGGCAAACATTTTGCATCTTCATCTAGTGACACAACTGTAAAAATTTGGGATTTTGCGGAACGTAAATGTATGCACACATTCTCCGAACATAGCGATCAAGCATGGGGTGTAAAATATAGTTTAGCAAATGATAAAGTTATTTCAGTTTCTGAGGATAAATCGTTAAATTTATATAATTGCCCACCTAACATTGTAGTTTAA
- the LOC137237527 gene encoding protein NDUFAF4 homolog, with protein MGKVMSMIGRKINRFNVENRAHRILDRDKPMPAPKYESNIQDMQRALEFDPQLVDKLNKKDQQLDDRLKNVYVTSEDSFIDYAAQRRLDPNKPLPLSRKTPEDFEYGYREPRRVLPGRCTLRQAMQFIIDHQSDPNVWTKQKIAAEYKLKEDVVDNILHYFKSFQVFIPDSRLKDRILQQSSKKSIENKKENE; from the exons ATGGGAAAGGTTATGTCAATGATAGGACGCAAGATAAATCGTTTCAATGTAGAAAATAGGGCACATCGCATACTGGACCGTGACAAGCCAATGCCGGCGCCGAAATACGAATCAAATATACAGGACATGCAAAGGGCACTTGAAT TCGATCCGCAGCTGGTTGATAAGCTGAACAAGAAAGATCAACAACTAGACGATCGACTGAAGAATGTTTATGTAACTTCAGAGGATAGTTTT ATTGATTATGCTGCACAGCGACGTTTGGACCCAAATAAACCGTTACCGTTAAGCCGAAAAACTCCAGAGGATTTTGAGTATGGCTACAGAGAACCGAGAAGAGTTTTACCAGGTCGATGTACGCTACGCCAAGCCATGCAATTCATCATTGATCATCAAAGTGATCCAAATGTATGGACCAAGCAAAAAATAGCAGCAGAATATAAGCTCAAGGAAGATGTTGTTG atAATATTCTCCATTACTTCAAAAGTTTTCAAGTATTCATCCCAGATAGTCGTCTAAAAGACCGTATACTTCAACAATCTAGTAAAAAAtccattgaaaacaaaaaagaaaatgagTAA